Proteins from one Burkholderia oklahomensis C6786 genomic window:
- a CDS encoding ABC transporter permease, translated as MHATPPPLLTRLVRHRGALAGLVVLALVAACALLGPWLDANDPWAMVQQPFLPPLTAPGLPLGTDLLGRDLLAGMLHGARVSLLIAVVSTAAALLAGVLVGAVAGYAGGWADLVLMRFTELFQSIPGFALAIVLVSIFEPSLGSIVAAIAAVSWPPVARLMRAECQSLRQRDFVLAARLVGRPAWRIAFGEILPNASAPIVVIASMMISSAILLESSLSFLGLGDPNLMSWGYMVGAARTALREAWWMAVFPGLAIVLSVLALNLVGDGLNDALDTRLTERTR; from the coding sequence GCCTGCGCGCTGCTCGGCCCCTGGCTCGACGCCAACGACCCGTGGGCCATGGTGCAGCAGCCGTTCCTGCCCCCGCTCACCGCGCCCGGCCTGCCGCTCGGCACCGACCTGCTCGGCCGCGACCTGCTGGCCGGCATGCTGCACGGCGCGCGCGTCTCGCTGCTGATCGCCGTCGTCTCGACCGCCGCCGCGCTGCTCGCGGGCGTGCTGGTGGGCGCCGTGGCCGGCTACGCGGGCGGCTGGGCCGATCTCGTGCTGATGCGCTTCACCGAGCTATTCCAGTCGATCCCGGGCTTCGCGCTGGCGATCGTGCTGGTGTCGATCTTCGAGCCGTCGCTGGGCTCGATCGTGGCGGCCATCGCCGCCGTCTCGTGGCCGCCGGTGGCCCGGCTCATGCGCGCCGAATGCCAGTCGCTGCGCCAGCGCGATTTCGTGCTGGCCGCGCGGCTCGTCGGGCGCCCGGCCTGGCGCATCGCGTTCGGCGAGATCCTGCCCAACGCGAGCGCGCCGATCGTGGTCATTGCCTCGATGATGATCTCGAGCGCGATCCTGCTGGAGTCGAGCCTCAGTTTCCTCGGGCTCGGCGATCCGAACCTTATGAGCTGGGGCTACATGGTGGGCGCGGCGCGCACGGCGCTGCGCGAGGCCTGGTGGATGGCCGTGTTCCCGGGGCTGGCGATCGTGCTGTCGGTGCTCGCGCTGAACCTCGTGGGCGACGGCCTCAACGACGCGCTCGACACGCGCCTCACGGAGCGCACGCGATGA